From the Archangium lipolyticum genome, the window GTAGATGGGCGAGTACATGAACCGCCCATGGTTCGTGCTGAAGAGCATCCAATCGAAGATGCTGAAGTCCACGCCGTTGATGGCGAAGGAGCGGTACTTCCACACCTGGCAGACGAGGCACCACACGAGGGCGCTCGCGAGCAGGGCGTTGCGCCACGCGCGGGAGAGCCGGGCCTCGGCGAGTCCACCCAGGGCCCTGTAGCCGGCGAGCAGCCCCAGGAACAGCGGGTAGAGCAGGTACTGCCAGTTGCGCGGGGCGCCCAGCTGGGGATTCACGGTCGACAGCGGACCGGAGGCCAGGAACACCGCACACATCGCGGCGGCGAAGCCGGTGAGGATCCGGCTGGCGCGCGCGGCGGCCTCGGACGTCACGGATACTTCGCCCGGGCTGGCGGCGGAGACGAGGGGATCTGAGGAGGGAGAGGACACGGCGGGGCCGGGACTCTATCCAAATCACACCCCGATGGCTCGCGGGGAGACGAACGTCCGCTCTCCTCCCCTCCCCTGTTGACTACAACCGTAGTCAGGGCTTACCTTGCTTCGTGACGACACTTGTAGTCACGCGGGTGGACGGAATGAAGAAGCCGGTGGGAGACCAGGAGTTGGTGGTGCTGCGCTGGGTGGCGGAGCACGGCCCCGTCACCGTGGGAGAGGTGGCGGAGCGGTTCGGCGAGCCACAGGGCCTGGCGCGCTCCACCATCCTCACGGTGATGGAGCGGCTGAGGAGCAAGGGGCACCTGACGCGGCGCAAGGTGGAGGGCGTCTACCAGTACAGCTCGAGCGTGCCGCTGGCGGAGCTGCTGCGGGGCGTGGTGGGGGACTTCGTGAAGAAGTCGCTGGCGGGCTCGCTGTCGCCCTTCGCCACGTGGCTGTCCCAGGCCGAAGAGGTGAGCGACGACGAGCTGCGCCAGCTGGAGGAGGCCGTCGCCCGGCTCAAGTCCAAGAAGGAGGGGGAGGAATGAGCGCCATGGACATGCACGCGGTGGCGGAGCAGGGACTCGCGGTGCTGTGGCGGGTGACGTGGCAGGGAGCGCTGTGGGCGCTCACGGTGTGGGCGCTCACGCGGGCGCTGCCGAGGCTGCCCTCGTCCGCGCGGGCCGCGTTGTGGTGGCTCGTGGGACTCAAGTGCCTGGTGGGCCTGTGCGCGCCGGGCCTGGTGCGTCTGCCATTGCTGCCAGCCCCCGAATCGCCCCCGGCGGCCGGGGTGAAGGTGGACACGGCTCCGGCCCACCCGGACACCGCGCTGGAGGCCATGAGGATGGACGGCGAGGCCCCGCTCGTGGAGCCCTCGCCGGAGCGCACCGGCACGCACGGGGTGGTGCTGGGAGTGTTGCTCGCGTGGCTCGGCGGCCTGGCCTGGCAGGGCTGGGCGCTGCTCCGGAGCCTCGCGCAGCTGCGCCGCATCCGGCGCGAGGCACGGCCGCTCGAGGACGCCACGCTCCATCAGGCCGCGGCGGCGCTCGGGCGGGAGCTGGGCCTCGCGCGCATTCCCCGGCTGCGCGTCTCCGAGCACGCCCCGAGTCCCCTGGCGCTCGGCCTGCTGCGCCCCGAGATCATCCTGCCGAGAGCGGCGCTGGAGAAGCTGTCGCCCCAGGAGCAGCGCATGGCCCTGGCGCACGAGCTGGCCCATGTGCGGCGCGGGGACCTGTGGCTCGGCTGGGTGCCGGCGCTCGCACAGGCGTTGTTCTTCTTCCACCCCCTCGTCCGCCGGGCGTGCCGCGAGTACGCGCTCGCCCGCGAGGAGGCCTGCGATGCCGCCGCGCTCCAGGCCACCGGGGCCGAGCCCCACGAGTACGGGCGGCTCCTGCTCGTCTTTGGTGTCGCCCGCGCTCCGGCTGCCGCGGCGATGCCCGGTGCCTCATCCCATCTCGCAGCCCTGAAACGGAGAATCGCCATGCTTGAACACGCCGCGACCGATTCGATGCAGCGCCCTCGCTGGATCCGCTGGGCCCTGGGAGGGCTCGCGCTGGTGGCACTCGTCCCCATCCAGGTGGTGGCCCGGGAGCCGGAGGCCTCCACCCCCGTGCTCGCGCTGGCCCAGGCGCCGTCCACGACCCTGAAGGACACCTATGTCCTCCTGCACTCCAACGACTCGGCGACGATGTCGGGCTCGATGGAGGACCTGCGGACCGCGAAGGCCCTGGCGGGCGCCGACGGAAAGCCCCTCGCCTACGTGCGCCGCGGCGGGCGGGAGTACGTCATCCGGGATCCCCAGACGCTCGCGGCCATCGGGGCCGCCTTCGAGCCCCAGAGGGAACTCGGTGAGAAGCAGGCGAAGCTCGGCGAGCAGATGGAAGCGCTCGGCGAGAAGCAGGCCGAGGTCGGCGAGAAGCAAGCCGCGCTCGGCGCGAAGCAGGCCGCGCTCGGCGCGAAGCAGGGCGAGCTTGGCGGCAAGATGGGAGAGATCGGGCTCAAGATTGCCGAGCTCGCCCTGGCTCGGGCCCGTCAGGCGCGGACGGACGGAAAGGAGTCCCCGGAGCACGAGCGCCAGGAGGAACAGCTGGAGCGCGAGCAGGAGGCCCTCGACCGGCAGATGGAGGAGTACAGCCGGCAGATGGAGGCCCTGGGCGATGAGATGGAGAAGCTCAGCGAGCCGATGAAGCAGTTCACCAGGCCGATGGAGGAGCTCGGCCGGCAGATGGAGGAGCTCGGCCGGCAGATGGAGGCGCACAGCCGGGAGGCGGACAAGAAGGTCCAGGCCCTGCTGGATGACGCGGTGCGAAAGGGGTTGGCCGAACCCGTGAAGCGCTGACCCCACGCATTCCCACTCGCGCCCGAGTGCGCCAGAGTGCAACGCCCACCGACCCCGTCCCCGGGGCTCTTCGAAGGGTGTGCGATGCACGGCTTGAAGTCGCTCCTTGGCTCGATGCTCCTCCTGGTGTGCGCGGCCGGTTGTGCCCGGCGTGCTCCGGAGATGCAGCAGGCCCCCTCCTCTTCCACCACCACCGTCTATGTGGCGCGGCGTGTGCGGACGCTCGATGCGGAGCGGCCGATCGCCGAAGCGCTCTCCGTGCGCGCGGGCATGGTGCTCGCCGTGGGCACGAAGGCCGAGGTGCTCGCCTCGGCCGGAGGGGACGCGCGGGTGGTGGACCTCGGGGACGCGACGGTGGTGCCCGGCCTCACCGACGCGCACGGGCACCTGGCGGGCCTCGGCCGCTCCCTGGCCGGGGTGCGGCTGGACGGCACGGCCTCGCGCGAGGAGATCATCTCGCGCGTGGCCGCCGCGCCCGCCACGGCGTGGCAGGGAGACTGGCTGATCGGCAGCGGGTGGGACCAGAACGACTGGCCGGAGAAGAGCTTCCCCGGCCGCGCCGAGCTGGACGCGAAGCTGCCGAAGACGCCCGTGGCGTTGGAGCGCATCGACGGTCACGCGTTGTGGGTGAACGGCGAGGCGCTCCGGCGGGCGAAGATAGACAAGGACACGCCGGACCCGGCGGGTGGGCGCATCCTCCGGGGCCCGGACGGTGAGCCCACGGGCATCCTGGTGGACAACGCGATGAACCTGGTGGCGGCGGTGCTGCCGCCGCCCACGGACGAGCAGTTGGAGGCGCAGCTGGCCGCGGCGCTCGCGCGCTGCGCGGAGGTGGGACTGACGGGGGTGCACGACGCGGGCATGGACCTGCGCACCTTCCGGCTGATGCAGCGCTGGGACAAGGAGGGGAAGCTGCCGCTGCGCCTCTACGTGATGGCGGACGGCCAGGGGTCGGATCGCGAGACGTACCTGCGCGAGGGCCTCTTCCGGGGCCGGATGCTGACGCTGCGGGCGGTGAAGTTGAGCCTGGACGGAGCGCTGGGGAGCCGGGGCGCGGCGCTGCACGCGCCGTACAGCGACGAGCCGAGTCACCGGGGCCTGCTGCTGCTGACGCCCGAGGAGTACGAGGCACGGGTGCGGGCCTTCATGGCGCGCGGCTTCCAGGTGGCCACGCACGCGATTGGAGACAGGGCGAACACGCTGGTGCTGGACACGCTGCTGCGCTCGGCGGAGGCCACGGGGACGATGGAAGGGCGCCACCGGGTGGAGCACGCGCAGGTGCTGCGGCTGGAGGATATCTCGCGGCTGGGCCACAGCGGCTTCATCGCGAGCATGCAGCCCACGCACGCGACGAGCGACATGCCGTGGGCGGAGACGCGCGTGGGGCCCGAGCGCATCAAAGGCGCGTACGCGTGGAGGAAGCTGAAGGAGACGGGGGCGCCGCTGGCGTTCGGCAGTGACTTCCCGGTGGAGCGTCCGGACCCGCTGCTGGGCCTGTACGCGGCGCGCACGCGGCAGGACGCGGAGGGCCAGCCCGCCAACGGGTGGTATCCCACGCAGCGGCTGAGCGGCGAGGAGGCCCTGGAGGGCTTCACGGTGGGAGCGGCGTACGCGGCGTTCGCGGAGAACGAGCGGGGCCGGCTGAAGCCGGGCCAGGACGCGGACTTCGTGG encodes:
- a CDS encoding M56 family metallopeptidase; translation: MSAMDMHAVAEQGLAVLWRVTWQGALWALTVWALTRALPRLPSSARAALWWLVGLKCLVGLCAPGLVRLPLLPAPESPPAAGVKVDTAPAHPDTALEAMRMDGEAPLVEPSPERTGTHGVVLGVLLAWLGGLAWQGWALLRSLAQLRRIRREARPLEDATLHQAAAALGRELGLARIPRLRVSEHAPSPLALGLLRPEIILPRAALEKLSPQEQRMALAHELAHVRRGDLWLGWVPALAQALFFFHPLVRRACREYALAREEACDAAALQATGAEPHEYGRLLLVFGVARAPAAAAMPGASSHLAALKRRIAMLEHAATDSMQRPRWIRWALGGLALVALVPIQVVAREPEASTPVLALAQAPSTTLKDTYVLLHSNDSATMSGSMEDLRTAKALAGADGKPLAYVRRGGREYVIRDPQTLAAIGAAFEPQRELGEKQAKLGEQMEALGEKQAEVGEKQAALGAKQAALGAKQGELGGKMGEIGLKIAELALARARQARTDGKESPEHERQEEQLEREQEALDRQMEEYSRQMEALGDEMEKLSEPMKQFTRPMEELGRQMEELGRQMEAHSREADKKVQALLDDAVRKGLAEPVKR
- a CDS encoding amidohydrolase, translating into MHGLKSLLGSMLLLVCAAGCARRAPEMQQAPSSSTTTVYVARRVRTLDAERPIAEALSVRAGMVLAVGTKAEVLASAGGDARVVDLGDATVVPGLTDAHGHLAGLGRSLAGVRLDGTASREEIISRVAAAPATAWQGDWLIGSGWDQNDWPEKSFPGRAELDAKLPKTPVALERIDGHALWVNGEALRRAKIDKDTPDPAGGRILRGPDGEPTGILVDNAMNLVAAVLPPPTDEQLEAQLAAALARCAEVGLTGVHDAGMDLRTFRLMQRWDKEGKLPLRLYVMADGQGSDRETYLREGLFRGRMLTLRAVKLSLDGALGSRGAALHAPYSDEPSHRGLLLLTPEEYEARVRAFMARGFQVATHAIGDRANTLVLDTLLRSAEATGTMEGRHRVEHAQVLRLEDISRLGHSGFIASMQPTHATSDMPWAETRVGPERIKGAYAWRKLKETGAPLAFGSDFPVERPDPLLGLYAARTRQDAEGQPANGWYPTQRLSGEEALEGFTVGAAYAAFAENERGRLKPGQDADFVAFSVDPVDAPPAELLKAQVKLTVVAGAEVHKAP
- a CDS encoding BlaI/MecI/CopY family transcriptional regulator; protein product: MKKPVGDQELVVLRWVAEHGPVTVGEVAERFGEPQGLARSTILTVMERLRSKGHLTRRKVEGVYQYSSSVPLAELLRGVVGDFVKKSLAGSLSPFATWLSQAEEVSDDELRQLEEAVARLKSKKEGEE